In one Polycladomyces zharkentensis genomic region, the following are encoded:
- a CDS encoding electron transfer flavoprotein subunit beta/FixA family protein produces the protein MLHIVCCVKQVPDSREIRIDPKTNTLIRQGVPAIANFYDMHGLEEALRIKDQYGARITVVCMGPPPAEKTLKQCISLGADEAVLVTDRRFAGADTLATSYVLAKAIQKIGEEWGPVDLVFCGKQTLDGDTGQVGPGIACRLDLEQLTYVEKVVGIDLEKRTITVHRHLEDGVEVVETKLPALLTALKELNKVRRASMPGMLRAARFKPVIWTVDDFPDMDKKQIGLKGSPTIVAKTWVPEQKPVNGEIVQDQSPQEAAAFLADRLWSTDLPDKLGWNQQSEEVSA, from the coding sequence GGGCGTTCCGGCTATCGCCAATTTTTATGACATGCATGGGCTGGAAGAGGCACTGCGCATCAAGGACCAATATGGCGCCCGCATCACCGTGGTCTGCATGGGACCACCGCCGGCGGAGAAAACGCTGAAACAATGCATTTCTCTCGGGGCCGACGAGGCTGTGTTGGTGACGGATCGCCGGTTTGCCGGGGCGGATACGCTGGCCACCTCCTATGTGTTGGCCAAAGCGATTCAAAAGATCGGGGAAGAGTGGGGTCCTGTCGATCTGGTATTTTGTGGAAAGCAAACGTTGGACGGCGACACCGGGCAAGTGGGACCGGGAATCGCCTGCCGTCTGGATCTGGAGCAGTTGACGTATGTGGAAAAAGTGGTGGGCATCGATTTGGAGAAACGAACCATCACGGTTCACCGTCACCTGGAAGATGGTGTGGAAGTGGTGGAAACCAAGTTGCCGGCACTGTTGACAGCGCTTAAAGAGTTGAACAAGGTGCGCCGGGCGAGCATGCCGGGCATGCTCAGAGCCGCACGTTTCAAGCCCGTGATCTGGACGGTGGACGATTTTCCGGACATGGACAAAAAGCAAATCGGGCTGAAAGGCTCCCCCACGATCGTTGCCAAGACATGGGTACCGGAACAAAAGCCCGTCAACGGGGAAATCGTGCAAGACCAATCACCGCAGGAAGCGGCCGCATTTCTGGCCGATCGTCTGTGGTCGACGGATTTGCCCGATAAATTGGGATGGAACCAGCAGTCGGAGGAGGTGTCGGCATGA